ctggTGGATTTCAAAGATCATGAGTCAATGGACCCACAGCTGCACACCAGGGTATCATTGCCCAGTATAGATACCTGCACTTCATCACCtaaggcctggttttcaaaggtgtttaggtgcccgGTAGGCTTTTGTAAAGCATCTAGGTTTCcaaaactcattgatttcaatgggatttagatgcctagttgcttttgaaaaacacATTGGTGCCTGGATCCATAAACAGACCCAGGCGTGGTGACCTGCAGTGCGGCAgcacctaattttaggcaccaagGAAATCACTGGGAGAAAAATGAGCCCCCAAGCTGCCTATACGACAAATAGGGTGAGACAGCCAGCCACAAAACCCAGTATGCTCTTAGGGGAGGCGCCTGAGCTAGCCGATGGGAGATGCTGAGGAGAGGAGTGTATGCTAGCTCAGACAGATGACTAAGTCCAGTCAGGGAGGCCTCTGTATCTGCTAGAGAACctcaaaccaggggaagataggcacATGGTCCATCTGGGGCCTGATCTGGTTGTATCCACTACTTGATGACATCAAATGGATCCTCCCATCTAATCAAACATACCTCACCCTACCTAAACACCATTCACCAAAAACATCCGCAACATAGAAACTAatgaaccaaccaaccaaccaacaaaataCTGTACATCCTCACTATAATGAATCCCTGGGGATCAAAGCCATTTGTTCGTTAAAGCCAGGGGGTCATTACAGCAAAAGAGCCCTGCTGACGGGGGCAGAGGCTGACATTTTGAACCCCATGGCCatagtggaggctgacagctcttcTGGCCCTGAGTTGCTAGTGGGGGCAGAGAGCTACTCTGGCCTTGAGGCCGGAGCAGGTGCAGAATTTTTACTCCCCACCCTGAAAaaaggagaagagccagagaccCCATGTGTAACTTTGATATGGTAACTGATTATATGTGGAAAGTGCTCTGATACCATAGCGATGGATGACAGTAAAAAAGCCTCAGATGGATCAACAGATCAAAGATAGAGGGGTatgtatggagatggatggatagctagacatgataagttcatggagcataggtccatcaatggctattaaccaagagggTCAGGTATgcaaccctgtgctctgggtgtccctaatcctctgactgccagatgctagaATTGGACAACACATGAggggtcactcaataattgtcctgttctgttcattctgtctgaatcatctgatattggccactgtgtgaagacagggtatttatataggtgtaaatttatagtaactccattgacctgagtgcagtttttctagatatttaccagtgtaaatacctcAGTGTGCATAACGGATTGCACGTTATGTTCTCATGGAGACAATAATGTCAAGAGTTGATTATgtttataaagaaacacagacTGAGACGATGGTCGTGGGAGAAAGATGGCCATCTTATTTTTTTGGAGAATAGCCTTGACTCAATCATTTTCCACAGGGCAGCTTCCATATACTTTTTCCTCGTGCTATAAATGATTGGATTCATCATGGGAGGCACAACAGAATAAAAAGAGTCACCATGAGATCCAGACCTGAgattgagctggaggtgggtgTAATATAGGCAAATCTAGCAGTGCAAACAAACACGGAGACCACAATGATGTGAGGGAGGCAGTTGGAGAAGGCTTTACGCTGGCCccgctcagaggggattctcagcactttTTTGAAGATCAGAACATAAGacacaattataaaaacaaagtaGCTTAAGGCAAAGTACACACTAAAGGCAATAGTTCCAGTTTCACTGAGATATGAGTTATAGCAAGCAagtttgaggagctgggggatttcacagaagaactgctccatctcattgtctccacagaagattattgcaaatgtgttcccagtgtgcagtgcagagtTGAGAACCCCACTGATCGAGATACTGACTGCCATTTGGTCACAAGCTCTCATGTTCATCATTGACttgtagtgcagtggttggcacaTGGCGATGTACCGTTAGTACGCCATGATGGTCAGTAAGCGAAGCTCAGCTGTAgtgaagaaaaggaagagaaagactTGGGCGATGCATCCGTAATACGAAATGGCCCTGGTGCTGATGAGGGAATTGGCCATGGACTTTGGGATGATGATGGAGATGGAGCTAAGGTCTAGAACGGACAGATTCATTAGGAAGAAATACATGAGTGTGTGAAGATGGTGGTCGAGGGTATGGCTGTGATTATGAGAAATTTCCTGTCAAGGCAGCAAGGTAAAGCACTAGAAACACCATGAAATGAAAATTCTGCAGCTCCCGAATGTCAGAGAAttccaggagaaggaactcagtcacagttatttggttggacatattcttCCTCAGTACATCATGTGATGGCTGTGGAGGGAAGTACAAGGGCAATGGCCAGGGTTCAGCTGCAGTCACTATAGaccttgctggagccctaggcataactAACAGTATGAACCAAAGACTGCAAACCAAACTAGGCCTGACCTTGGCAGAATAGTAACCCGCCAGGTATTGActaaccaagtaagcacattcctgatTGGAGAGGATGGTACAAGAACACCCAGAGTTCTCAAATAACTTTGTAAACAAATTCCCAAGAGGTGATACAGGAGCACACCGACCCCTCGAAAAATAAGGAGGGGAGGACAGGATAATGGGTGAGGAAGTTTTTTTTGACCCAGCAGGTACAAGGTGTAGGGCTGGTAAGTAACAATGTCTGGAGTGTAATATGTAatttgaatctatgaatgtataaaAGTCATGGTGGGGGCATCTTTGTATCGGCCGAGGGCACAGGATCCTATTTTGTTGACTGAGCCTTTAccttgtcatgggcatacatgtgttagtgcccCTGTGACCTGTTGAACAGGGCGCTAGTACCGTGCTttgctgacaataaacctggctgagcaCCTTTGCCACTGAACTGAGCCTGTGATCTCTCTTTATGAACAACATTGACATCTGCTGAATCTGCCAGCATTATTGCACACCAAATATGGTGCTAGAGTAGGAGGTCTGGGTTGTGGTCCTCTTGATCTCCTCCAAGTCCACCTGTCCTCCATATCAGGATAGATAGGCAAAACTCACAGTGGAGGAAATTCTGATCTCAAGATGAATCCAAAGACTTCATCTTTACTCTGGTGCTACTCAGATCCATGTCTGACCCAACCAGAGTCTTGCTTGATTAAATACTGATAAGTAACTCAAAATTTGGCTCCTAAATAGGCTTGTTCAGCAATTTATAACCATAGATCAATACATCAGCTGCAGATATTCCAAACCCAATTGTCTTCTGTGACGTACCTTAGAGAAAGGCAAAAATGCTACCCAGAAATAAGGACCTGGAGCCAATACAAGGTATGAATATTCCTATCATTCACAACATGCATCTGACCCCAAAACATCTCTACGGTGGTAAGAAAAATAAGCCACCACACTGCTTTGGCTTCACTCTAAGAGAAGGCAGGCCCTGTGCAGATGTTGCAAAGCTGCTACTTTTCCACCAAAGATAGGTAATAATAATATTGGGTGTGTTCCGAGggcaatataaataaaaactCTCATGTAGGAGAAATGAAAGCATCCCTAAACATTCCTCAAATGTCACAGTGATGGATATAATTCAGACCTCTGTCCATTTTGCTGAATATGTAATTGttgtgttaatttttccataaccaaCCTCCCATATTGTTTTGAAGCATTCCTCCATGGTTGGACTATATTTCTTTTCCCATTGAGGGGTTACTAATAGCTGAGCAGTTACTAGCAGATCAGAggttaatttttcatttccttttgtgtgacCATTTCCACCAGGAAGCCCCCAGAGGATCACCAAAAGGTTATTAGATAATAAATATCCATAATTGGGTCATTTTGCTACAGATTGCTTCCAATACTCTCTAATGACGGGACATGCCCAATGCATCAAATCTCCTCCTTCACCACAATTATTCTAATATTTATCCCCATTtagtctgtatatatatatatattttaacctGGCTGTGTGAGGTACCATTGaaacagtatttttaataaaaaactcTTGTATTATGCTACAGACTGAGGTTGCtggtcctcttttccagatcaaacccCATTCCTCAGCATTCCTGTTTTTTTAACTGTTCCTCATAGGTAAGGTTATCTAAacctttgattatttttgttggtCTCCTGTGAACtgtctccaatctgtccacatctacCTTAAGGTGTGGCACCCGAAGCCggaaacaatactccagctgaggcctcaccagtgccaagtagagcgggacaattacatcccgtgtcttacatacgacactcttTTTAATACACCCCAAATGATATCAACCTTTTttgcaactacatcacattgttgactcatattcaatttgtgatccactctagccccgagatccttttcagcaatgccACCACCTAGCTAGTGATTCCCCagtttgtagttgtacatttgatttttccttggtaagagaagaactttgcacttatctttattgaatttcctcttgttgattttagaccaattctccaatttgtcaaggtcattttgaattctcatcctgtcctccaaagtgtttgcaacccctcccagcttggtgtcatctgcaagttttataagcatattctctccTCCATTATACAagccattaataaaaatattgaataatggccTTAAAAATACTACCAGAAAAGAGTTGCAGGTTTTGATCATAAAACTATGCGTGGAGATTTTCACCTAGGGGACTgggatgcccaattcccattaaaattaattggAATTTTGGTGGCCAAATATCTATGGGCAATCTTGAAAATCCCATCACTGATCATGTTGGCCCCACCATGAACACAAAATATCCTACATCACCAAGAGAGAGGTGGTGTTGTATTACTCTGAGGTGTTGCCTATTTCAGCATTCTACCATTTTGTGAGGTTTTTGGAGAAACTTTATTCCCAATTTTGGGGGAGTTCAAATTCGATTtacagagtccaaggccagaagggaccatagtgactgtctagtctgacctcctgtataacccagcccAGAGAACATCCCCAAGATAATACCTAGAGaagatcctttagaaaaacatccaatcctgatttgaaAGTTGTCAATGATGGAATCTACAAAATAATCAATTAATAACAAACTAAGCGAGATATTCAAAGTGGATTAATGGAGCTGGGCACTGTATGAAACTCACATTCCTCACGCCATAGAGCATTCACTAGCTGATGATGATGAGACTCCGCCATGGGCAGGTTATTTGAGAATTGTCCTCTATAGGGCCTCTTAGACTTTCCTCTGAATCaggtggtactggccactgtcagggacaGAATACAGGACTGGATGATCCATATGTCTTACCCAGTTAGACAGTTCCTATGACAAGCAGAATATTGCACCCAGGTCAACtcaaatgcatttaatttagtttaattactcattattaaagctggtcaacaataaaaaatatatttttgtgggaaatgtcatttttttgttttcatagaaacatcccataatattgcttttggatgaggggtgggcaaaaaaataaaacttgaccctgaaaagtgtttggttttcaataacctTCTCTAGTAAAAATGCAAGTTTATGGTAAATATTTTCTAGATTTGAAAAAAGATTTCTGATATTAAAAACTTTTCCCCAAAAATTACTCTGAAATGTTGCCTAATTCAGCTAAAATCTTACAGAATTAATTTTAATAgatctggtcgaaaaccgggggAGAGGATCAGAATCCTCTTACTCCCTTAAAACATGTCAAACTTTCTTTAAATAATTCATagaaattgagattttttttaaatcaaccatTTTGTAAGGTTTTTAGAGAATTTTTTCTCCAATTTTGGTGGAGTTGgaattagattaatagattccaaggccagaaggggccatagTGACGGTCTAGTCTGGCTTCCTGTATAACCCAGCCCAGAGAACATcccctagagcagatcctttagaaaaacatccaatcttgatttgaaagttgtcagtgatggaatctacaaaataagtaattaataataaactaagtGAGACATTCAAAGGGGATTAATGGAGCTGGGTACTCCTCTCCTgttgaaagccaatgggatttagacacacaaatccagtAGGTTCCTTTGAATATTCCAGTTTATCTGGATAATGAGAGCATACAGTTACTTTGTAATAGATAAAACAATATGAATGGTAGAAACTCACCTTCCTCACGCCATAGACCATTCACTAGCTGATGATGATGAGACTCCACCAAGGGCAGGTTATTCGAGAATTGTCCTCTATAGCACCTTGTAGACTTTCCTCTGAATCaggtggtactggccactgtcagggacagaatactggactggatggtccAAATGTCTGACCCAGTTAGACAGTTCCTATGATAAGCAGATGTTGTCAAATAAAATTGCGGTGAATGTTGCACCCACATCAACTCATGtgcatttaatttagttttaattactCAGTATTAAAACTggtcaaaaatgaaaattatatttttgtgggaaatgtcattgttttgttttcatacaAACATACTATAATATTGATtttggatggggggtgggcaaaaaaatgaaactggaaaCTGAAAAGTGTTTGGATTTCAATAACTTTCTCTAGTACCATGCCACTTTATCATAAATATGTTCTAGTtttgggaaaagatttctgattttgaaaacttttccacAATAACCtgaataaatatacaaaaaagttttccatctccaggtttttataaaaacagaaccaaaaacagcttccccccacgaacaaacaaaaacctatagaaaaatgagttctaaatattttttttccacaccaaAATTATTTTCAAGAACAAGCAATTTTTCTTAAAAAAGCTGTTTTGACAGGAAGATATTTTTGAGCATCTCCACTAATTATGAATTATCCTCCAAGTTGTAATTATTACCGCTTGAAGTGGAACCAGAGCTGTACCGGTACCGCAGGTGAGGGTGCCGGGCGTCTGCCCGCCACCCGCTGACTCTGGGCTGCCTCCCTTTGGAGGGACCTTTTGCTGGACCCGCGGGCGAACGCTCTCACATCAAAGGGGGCAGGTTCTGTGTGCTCTGGATTGCAGGGGCATTCCCTGCCGGCGGGCCCCCGGCGCGCTCTGTATATTGCTTTGTGTCACCTTAGGAAAGAGGGAGCAGAATattcgtgcctcagtttcattCTATTGGGAGTGGGGGAATTGATCAAATTGACACACGTATATTTGAGAATGGATGGAGGGTTTACATTAAAATTGTCCAAAAATTGTAACAAACACTATTGACTTgttgttgcttttctctctgtATACATTAGTTTCTTGTTAtttctgtctatctgtctgtttATACTTTTCTCTCTATATTAGTTTGTTTATAATTTTCTATATACCTGTTAGTTTGGGTTcattctgtttttctctctcactctctgtatcTTTTCTTACTTGTGTCTCTGTTAGTTTGTTGTTAGATCTAtcaaactatctatctatctatctagcatcAGTTTGTGTCTAGTTCTCAGTTTATTGTTTCATTTGTCTATTAGATTGCTGCAAAGGTAGTTGAGTCAAGTGGGTTAGCAGTAGTGAGGACGAGGACCCTGGattcaatccccagctctggaaaggGAGTGGGGTCAAGAGGGTAAGAGTAGCAAGGACTGAGAGCCAGAACTCCTGAGATTTAAatgtggctctgggaggaaattcaGCCCAGTGTGTAGAGGAGCCAGAACTGGGGGGTTCTATTTCTGTCTCTCATAAAGACTGTGGGACTGGCACCCCTCATAACTTAAAgctgagtggttagggcactcgtaTGGCCTGTGACAAACTCAGATTTAATCCCTCCCTCTGActgatgaagagaagggatttgaattcccAATTTACAGGAGGGTGCCTGAGCCGCTAGGCTATGGGCTGTTCTGAAATGAGACTGTCTCAGTCTcgcctgttgaagctgctccactttgtatcaataattaaatagtcattggggcagggacttgaacttggctcTACCAGACAGCAAGTACCACGCTGGAGAATCACTCTCACTTGCGTTCGCTGTCCCAATGACTCTCCATTGTCACTCGCAGCAATCATTCCTGTTGGCAATGGAGAGTCACTGGGACAGAGGCTGAGGGCAGTCTAATGTACATGCTAGAGGAGGGAACTATGAGTCATGACACCTCactttgttcccagctctgggagggagctgagTCCAGTGAGTAAAGCCAGAACTCTTGGCCTGTAtttccagctccgggaggggtgttggatttagtgggttagagcagggagcgaAATGGGAGTCAGCACTCCTGGTTTCTcttccaagctctgggagggagtttagctgAGTGGatagagaagcaggaggggagccggaacATTTGTCTCTTGCAATGAGGGTGGAAATTCAGCTAGAAGGGGGGCGAGacatcaggactcctgaactgtaTTCCTAACTCGAGTTTAATGTATAATTATGCCTCGGTTTGGTCACCTCCATGCAAAATGCTGCTCCcatttagagcagtataaatgggGAATAATTCCATGGCATGCAGTGAAATTACCCCACATTCACAGCAGTGCACCACACACCAAAATCAGGCCAGCCGGACACCTGATTCCCCTCGGTAAACTGAGGATAGTAACATTTATACAATGTTATACAGAGTTCGCCCACCTCTGGGTGACAGAGATATACAAATACTTCAAAAGCAATTATTCCTAATTCTTCTCTCCATCACCcaggtgtaaattaggagtaactgcactgaatTCCATTGAGCTGAGTCTACTTTCTCTCACcacggtgtaaatcaggagtaaagccactggagtcaatgagacTGTTTTCTCGCTCCTCATTCCCATATTATACCAATCTTCACAAGCTAAGGGTCTGACTCAAGGAAATTCaggtggttttcacaaaaggagagttCTTTTACTGATCTAATCCTCGCCCTTGCTCTTGTCCCTCCCTCTGCAACCATCATATGATGTCCTGAGAAAGAAAATATCCAACCGAACCACCGTGACCgaattccttctcctgggattctctgatgttcgggagctgcagatttggcACTTTGTGGGGTTTCTAGTGATATACttggcagccctggtggggaatcttcttATCTTCATGGCCATTGCCTTcgaccaccaccttcacacccccatgtacttcttcctgatgaatctgtccatcctagaccttggctccatctctgtcactgtccccaaatccatggccaactccctcatgaacaccaggtccatttcctatgctggatgtgttgcccaagtctttttCCTCACCTTCTTCGTGACAGCAGATTTTTCCCTTCTCATTGTCATGGCGTATGACCGATATgttgccatctgccaaccactgcactatgacacaatgatgaacagcagagcttgtgtccaaatggcagctggtgcctggatcagtgGGATTCTCAACTCTGTACTACACACCGGGAACACATTTGCATtgaccttctgtggaggcaatatggtggatcagttcttctgtgaaatcccccatcTACTCAAGCTCACGTGCTCTGACTCCTACCTGAGTGAAGTTAGGGTTCTTGCATTTAGTGTGTGTTTAGTCTtatgctgctttgtttttatgattGTATCATATGTTCAGCTCTTTAAATCAGTGCTCAGAATTCCCTCTGAGCAGGGAcgacataaagccttctccacctgccttgctcacctcactgtggtctccttgtttgtttgcactgtggcctttgcctacctgaaacccacctccagctccccatctgctctGGATCTTGTGGCAGCTGTTCTTTATTCCGTATTGCCACCAATCGTGAATCCAATTATCTACAGCATAAGGAACAAAGAGATCAAAGCTGCCCTGAGGAGACTGACTGGGTGTAGGTAATTCATcaagaattaattttctgtctttctctaatTAAAGTTTGCTTATGTAGTATCTTTAGCTATTCATTAATGTCAGTTATTTTCATAACCACACAGATTGCACACAAACACGTCTGATTTTGACCTAGTTGTACCAATGCAAATCTAGATTAACTCCGTTGATGTTACTGCCGCTggtttgatttacaccagtagaaaaTCTGGTTCAGTTGTGGAGTAAATGGGTGTAAATTGTGTGCATGAGAGGAATCAGActttcattctgtgccaaaacaataCCCGTTACACTGCTTGGCCACTAGCGCCTGTTCCATGGCCACTGAAAAGAATGATGGGAGTTTTCTTGCTTGTGTGTCTAAGTCAGGGAGTGGCTTCATTGGAACCACAGGAGTCAGACTGGTGTAAGAATGGGGTAGGTGAGAAGACATTTGGGGTAGATCCTCAAcacatcagtgtagttccattgactttggtggcacAAAATCAAATTGCAGCATCTGTGGAGCTGACCTACTGCCTCCAATGGAGCTGTATATCCATTGCCACCGGCTGGGGACTGGGCCCATTGTCTTATAAACCACCATTCATGGCCTAACCACTAGGCGTGGGACAAGAGGCCAGACTGTGTTAGCTCACATGTACATTCGGGCATGTGGGAGATGGAGAGACTGGCTAGAAATTACAGGGACGTTTCTAACCACCAGCAGGGCGAGGTTCTGGAGCATCCTCCCAATAGCagttgtggggggaaaaatgaCTGAATTAGTTTGAAGAGAGATGGACAAATGTCTCAGTGGGACTGTATAACAAGGCTGCTTGTGCTGGTGGCGGGAAGGGctcaggagccctggggctcacttgcatcgtatgtcttatgttcctaaaagctcatgcttcagggtttcatctGGCCcctggcaggggtcaggaagggattcctccCATTGacccagtgtattctgggagggtttttttaaaatctctgaagCATTGGGCAACccgggctggagatgggacattgggcgggatgtgccagggctctgagattACACCAAGCCATTCTCTGTCTCTGGTTAtttgctggctggttcttgcccacatgcttagggtcatcatgtgggggtcaggaaggaatttcccccctggTCAGATTGACAGGGACATTGTGGGTGGTCACTTTCCTCAGAAGCGGATTTTCTGGGTGTATCTCAATAATTTCCTTGTCATTAAGGGGGCCTCAGGACTGGTGCCCCTCGGTCTCTCCTATTATCAGGTTTATTCCTGGATCATCTCAGACATGCCCATTCCTAGTCCCTCTGCACCCTGGAGACCAAAGATGCATGGCATGGGCAGGGGTGTGTATGTTGCTCTCAGCTCAGgttggtagagctggtcaaagtaaCTTGTCATTGGGAAATGGTTTCCACAACTTGTTCGTTACAAATGCTGCTATGTTTTTAGATGAGTTAAATAGTCTGACAATATCTTAGAAAAATGTTTGCCAGCTCTTCCCTCAACTAGGTTGACCACTGAGGCATTCCCAGAATACTGGATCTGACGGGTTcgatcacagaaagccccttgggaactgccacctgttGTGCCTGGACTACTTTTGAGCCTGTCAGCTTGGGACTTTAGTGCCTTGCCTGGTTTGAGCCCGACATGCTAGCctggtacaaacacagacccaggtctgaaccacattcgccaaaagctgcagacttatctgaaaacagcttaagaagtgttcctgtctccaacactcaggtaCCCTACTCCGAATggagtccaaaccccaaataaatcagttttacccttgTACAAGGGTTAACCGGcgctcgaccctctccggggcagcggggagccacaccggctcactacagaCAGTTATTGTTCGGGGAATTAGTCTGTCCACGGGGGTCTTGCTCGGCAGCCCTTGCGGTAACTGAAATAAACAATGTAAGCCCAGGCCCGAGTCAGGGCGGGCAACAATGAGTCAGGGGCTCAGACcgtcaggcagggctgagcaggagCAGTACAATCaatagtaggcccaggccctaggtcagggcagggcaatgcagagtcagagctcaggcccttaggcagggctgagcaacaacagtacAAATAATAGGAGGCCCAGGCTCTAGGTCAGGGCTGGGCAATAATGCTGAGTTaggagctcaggccctgaagCAGGGCTGAGCAGTACCAGTACAAACAATAGCACTAGGCCCAAGCCTcctcaggcctgggagagggggagactgccacccacgagttgggtggcaggggtgatgcaggccctcccactccactgcgtcccagcccagggccctagcagtggcagaagacccgctgcatgatcagtggggatcctggccgcaatacactgacatgggctctggcactgctgcagccagactagggtcggctgcccctgggctacttccagactccccctcgggTAGTACCTTGGTCAGAGTGTTGTCCTCTGCGGGGTCCAGCACCATAGGTTCCTCTGGATAGGGAGCGTAGGGCAGGTCCAGCAACTCCTCCGGATAGCAGGCGCAGTGCAGGTCCCGCCAGTCCTGTTGGCTTCCTTGGGCCGCATAGTTTTCCCAGTCACGAGCTGGGCTGGAGGTATCTGGCCCCTCCGATGGCTCGGGCCTTACTGAGCTCTGAGAGCGaacctttatacttccgggttgcCACCTGACCCTCTGAGGTGTGGGCTCTGTGCTCCCTAGCTACGCCTACTctggcctccggatgggctcttccctctctggagtggcaggGAGCCACACCGCCTGACTACAACCCTATATAAAGTTTATaaaggataaactcataaattgttcaccctctataacgttgatagatag
The window above is part of the Chrysemys picta bellii isolate R12L10 chromosome 12, ASM1138683v2, whole genome shotgun sequence genome. Proteins encoded here:
- the LOC135974513 gene encoding olfactory receptor 14A16-like codes for the protein MALVLMRELAMDFGMMMEMELRKKISNRTTVTEFLLLGFSDVRELQIWHFVGFLVIYLAALVGNLLIFMAIAFDHHLHTPMYFFLMNLSILDLGSISVTVPKSMANSLMNTRSISYAGCVAQVFFLTFFVTADFSLLIVMAYDRYVAICQPLHYDTMMNSRACVQMAAGAWISGILNSVLHTGNTFALTFCGGNMVDQFFCEIPHLLKLTCSDSYLSEVRVLAFSVCLVLCCFVFMIVSYVQLFKSVLRIPSEQGRHKAFSTCLAHLTVVSLFVCTVAFAYLKPTSSSPSALDLVAAVLYSVLPPIVNPIIYSIRNKEIKAALRRLTGCR